Proteins encoded by one window of Primulina huaijiensis isolate GDHJ02 chromosome 1, ASM1229523v2, whole genome shotgun sequence:
- the LOC140990506 gene encoding uncharacterized protein — protein MKTSQKSFIFLLHILLFTLLPLKTESSARTEAEALVTWKRSLSPVSSLNSWSLNNIRNLCKWTGISCNAGGTVSRINLSHANLSGRIDELDFGSFPSLANFSLNGNNFNGSIPSSIGNLSKITFLDLSNNLFDGIIPPEVGNLKEIQYISLYNNNLNGKVPYQIGNLQKVRYLDFGSNYLESTDWSRIRGFPFLTHLSFYYNSLTLEFPGFISSCPNLTFLDLSVNNFTGQIPESVFKNLLKLEYLNLTTNSFQGLLSANLTNLSKLKEIRLANNMFSGSIPDTIDLIYGLQMLELFNNSFQGSIPSSLGKLRDLKQLDLRMNGLNSTIPSELGQCANLTYLAFAVNSLTGPLPSSFSNLTKLIQLGLSDNNLSGDILHQFISNWTELTSLQLQNNHFTGEVPPEIDLLTNLNYLFLYNNTFAGSIPQEIGNLQNLMVLDLSGNNFSGAIPVTITKLVNLSVLNLFFNNFTGTIPPAIGDLKSLQVLDLNTNQLSGQLPESISNLSSLEVLSVFDNQFSGIIPQDLGKRSLGLANVSFSSNFFSGELPPGLCSGFALNQFTANNNNFSGPLPECLKNCSSLQRVRLDDNRFSGDISEAFGIHPDLRFISLGRNQFTGQLAPKWGEYEQLTNIQMDDNKISGLIPAELGNLTQLGLLDLGSNELTFKLPAELGSLGQLFSLNLRNNQLNGPIPRTIGRLTRLQFLDLSANTLSGNIPEELGNCENLISLNLSNNLLSGNIPSELGNLVMLQLFLDLSNNSLSEMIPSNLGKLTSLETLNLSHNNLSGRIPSSLTGMSSLRNVNFSYNKLSGPIPSGGIFTKVPATTYIGNPGLCGPAEGLSPCDIISSTPKSENKRIKILIVSIVPVASIIILATIIVGCLIFRKKTDKHDEESKTTTFGNTGSFIWEKEGRLTFGDIAKATEDFSEKYCIGRGGFGSVYRADLPDGQVVAVKKLNISDSTAIPQTNLLSFENEIRTLTEVRHRNIIKLYGYCSQRGSMYLVYEYVERGSLRKVLYEDREIPELDWATRVKIIQGISHALAYLHHDCSPPIVHRDVSMNNILLESEFEPRLSDFGTAKLLTPDSSNWTTVAGSYGYMAPELAFTMKVTAKSDVYSFGVVALEVIMGKHPGELISTAANSALHNNSDMLLKDFLDQRLPPPTGQIAEEVVFVITIALACTRDNPETRPNMRFVAQELEASTQAYLPEPLGAIKIGKLTNFSK, from the exons CGCCGGTGGCACGGTTTCTCGCATAAATTTGTCACATGCAAATCTCTCAGGAAGGATTGATGAACTTGATTTTGGCTCATTTCCAAGTCTAGCTAATTTCAGCCTCAATGGAAATAATTTCAACGGTTCGATACCATCTAGTATTGGGAATCTATCAAAGATCACTTTCTTGGACCTCAGCAACAATTTATTCGATGGCATCATTCCACCAGAGGTCGGGAATTTGAAAGAGATTCAGTACATTAGTTTGTATAACAACAATCTGAATGGGAAGGTTCCTTATCAAATTGGCAATCTTCAAAAGGTGAGATACTTGGATTTTGGTTCAAATTACTTGGAGTCTACCGACTGGTCTAGGATCCGGGGATTCCCTTTCTTGACTCACCTGAGCTTTTATTACAACTCACTCACCTTGGAATTTCCAGGTTTCATTTCCAGTTGTCCCAACCTCACTTTTCTTGACTTGTCAGTAAACAATTTTACCGGCCAAATCCCTGAATCGGTATTCAAGAATCTGCTCAAGCTTGAATATCTGAATCTCACTACCAATTCATTTCAAGGGCTTTTGTCAGCAAATCTGACCAATCTTTCAAAGTTGAAAGAAATTCGGTTAGCAAATAACATGTTCTCTGGCTCAATACCTGATACCATTGACTTGATATATGGTCTCCAAATGCTTGAGTTGTTCAACAATTCGTTTCAAGGAAGTATTCCATCTTCTTTAGGAAAACTGAGGGATCTTAAGCAACTGGATCTCCGAATGAATGGCTTGAATTCCACGATTCCGTCTGAGCTTGGCCAGTGTGCTAACCTTACTTACCTGGCTTTCGCCGTTAATTCACTCACTGGACCTTTGCCTTCATCCTTTTCAAATTTGACCAAATTAATTCAGTTGGGATTATCCGATAATAATCTCTCTGGAGATATATTGCATCAATTCATCAGCAATTGGACTGAATTAACATCATTGCAGCTTCAAAATAACCATTTCACCGGGGAAGTTCCACCTGAGATAGACCTACTGACGAATCTCAATTACCTTTTTCTGTACAATAACACATTTGCAGGGTCCATTCCACAAGAGATTGGAAACCTACAAAATTTAATGGTCCTCGACCTTTCAGGAAACAATTTTTCGGGCGCAATTCCTGTGACAATCACGAAGCTCGTGAATCTTTCAGTCCTAAACCTTTTCTTCAACAATTTTACTGGAACCATTCCACCTGCGATTGGAGATCTAAAATCACTTCAAGTTCTCGACCTTAATACAAACCAATTGAGTGGACAGTTGCCAGAGTCCATCTCTAACCTAAGTAGTTTGGAGGTTCTCTCCGTGTTTGACAATCAATTTTCAGGAATCATTCCGCAGGACCTGGGAAAAAGAAGTCTTGGATTGGCCAATGTTAGCTTTTCTAGTAACTTCTTCTCTGGGGAACTGCCACCTGGTCTATGCAGTGGCTTTGCTTTAAATCAATTTACAGCGAACAACAACAATTTTTCAGGTCCATTGCCAGAGTGTTTGAAGAATTGTTCAAGCCTTCAGAGAGTAAGGCTCGATGACAACCGATTTTCAGGAGACATCTCAGAGGCATTTGGAATTCATCCAGATCTTAGATTCATCTCTCTTGGCAGAAACCAATTTACCGGCCAACTTGCACCAAAATGGGGAGAATATGAACAGCTTACCAATATCCAGATGGATGACAATAAAATTTCTGGACTTATTCCAGCCGAGTTAGGAAATTTGACACAGTTAGGTCTTCTTGACTTGGGTTCAAATGAATTGACATTCAAACTTCCTGCTGAATTGGGAAGTTTAGGCCAACTGTTCAGTCTCAATCTAagaaacaatcagttgaatggACCAATTCCTCGAACTATTGGCCGCTTGACACGGCTCCAGTTTCTCGATTTGTCAGCAAATACATTATCAGGAAACATTCCAGAAGAGCTTGGGAATTGTGAAAACTTGATAAGCTTGAATTTAAGCAATAACCTTTTATCAGGGAACATTCCATCTGAACTTGGAAACTTGGTGATGTTACAGTTATTTTTGGATCTTAGCAACAATTCGTTGTCTGAGATGATTCCATCAAATTTGGGAAAGCTAACCTCTTTGGAGACTCTCAACCTGTCACATAACAACCTTTCCGGAAGAATTCCTTCATCATTAACTGGAATGTCTAGTCTGAGGAATGTCAATTTCTCTTATAATAAGCTATCTGGTCCGATCCCCTCGGGTGGGATATTCACAAAAGTACCTGCCACAACTTATATTGGAAACCCTGGCCTGTGTGGACCTGCCGAAGGATTATCACCTTGTGATATCATTTCTTCAACTCCCAAGTCAGAAAATAAGAGGATAAAGATTCTGATTGTTTCGATTGTTCCAGTTGCCAGCATAATAATTTTGGCAACCATTATTGTTGGATGTCTTATCTTCAGGAAGAAAACAGATAAACATGATGAAGAAAGTAAAACTACAACCTTTGGAAATACTGGATCATTCATTTGGGAAAAGGAGGGCAGACTCACATTTGGAGATATTGCCAAGGCAACTGAAGATTTCAGCGAGAAGTATTGCATTGGAAGAGGAGGATTTGGAAGCGTTTACAGAGCTGATTTGCCAGATGGACAGGTCGTTGCAGTTAAAAAGCTCAACATATCTGACTCCACTGCTATTCCACAAACAAATCTCCTCAGTTTTGAGAATGAAATTCGAACGCTGACAGAAGTAAGGCATAGGAACATTATTAAACTTTATGGATATTGTTCTCAGAGAGGGTCAATGTACCTGGTGTACGAGTATGTAGAAAGAGGTAGCTTGCGAAAAGTCCTGTATGAAGATAGGGAGATACCAGAACTAGACTGGGCTACAAGAGTGAAAATCATCCAAGGGATATCACACGCACTCGCTTATCTGCATCACGACTGCTCCCCACCTATCGTGCACCGTGATGTGTCGATGAACAATATTTTACTGGAGTCGGAATTTGAACCACGGCTCTCAGATTTTGGTACAGCAAAACTGCTAACTCCTGATTCATCCAACTGGACCACAGTTGCCGGTTCCTATGGCTACATGGCACCAG AGCTGGCATTTACCATGAAAGTCACAGCGAAATCTGACGTATACAGCTTCGGGGTGGTGGCATTAGAAGTAATTATGGGAAAGCATCCAGGAGAGCTCATATCCACAGCCGCAAATTCAGCATTGCACAACAACTCTGATATGCTTTTGAAGGATTTTCTTGATCAACGCCTTCCACCCCCCACCGGCCAGATAGCGGAGGAAGTGGTGTTTGTGATCACCATTGCATTGGCATGTACGCGAGATAATCCAGAGACACGGCCAAACATGCGTTTTGTTGCGCAAGAGTTAGAAGCTAGTACTCAGGCTTACCTCCCCGAGCCGCTAGGAGCCATAAAAATAGGGAAACTTACAAATTTCTCTAAGTAG
- the LOC140990533 gene encoding large ribosomal subunit protein uL14 isoform X2, with protein MSKRGRGGSAGNKFRMSLGLPVAATVNCADNTGAKNLYIISVKGIKGRLNRLPSACVGDMVMATVKKGKPDLRKKVMPAVIVRQRKPWRRKDGVFMYFEDVDGKSLINFTTLNLEHLTFP; from the exons ATGTCGAAGCGAG GACGCGGAGGGTCGGCGGGTAACAAGTTCAGGATGTCACTTGGTCTGCCCGTGGCGGCGACGGTGAACTGCGCCGACAACACTGGGGCTAAGAATCTGTACATCATTTCCGTGAAGGGGATTAAGGGTCGCCTCAACAGGCTACCCTCTGCGTGCGTCGGTGATATGGTTATGGCTACGGTCAAGAAGGGTAAGCCGGATCTTCGGAAGAAGGTGATGCCTGCTGTCATTGTTCGCCAACGCAAGCCGTGGCGCCGAAAGGATGGCGTCTTCATGTACTTTGAAG ATGTAGATGGGAAATCTCTCATAAATTTTACTACTCTTAACTTGGAACATCTCACTTTCCCATGA
- the LOC140990533 gene encoding large ribosomal subunit protein uL14 isoform X1: MSKRGRGGSAGNKFRMSLGLPVAATVNCADNTGAKNLYIISVKGIKGRLNRLPSACVGDMVMATVKKGKPDLRKKVMPAVIVRQRKPWRRKDGVFMYFEDNAGVIVNPKGEMKGSAITGPIGKECADLWPRIASAANAIV, encoded by the exons ATGTCGAAGCGAG GACGCGGAGGGTCGGCGGGTAACAAGTTCAGGATGTCACTTGGTCTGCCCGTGGCGGCGACGGTGAACTGCGCCGACAACACTGGGGCTAAGAATCTGTACATCATTTCCGTGAAGGGGATTAAGGGTCGCCTCAACAGGCTACCCTCTGCGTGCGTCGGTGATATGGTTATGGCTACGGTCAAGAAGGGTAAGCCGGATCTTCGGAAGAAGGTGATGCCTGCTGTCATTGTTCGCCAACGCAAGCCGTGGCGCCGAAAGGATGGCGTCTTCATGTACTTTGAAG ATAATGCAGGTGTCATTGTCAATCCCAAAGGCGAAATGAAAG GGTCTGCTATCACTGGTCCGATTGGAAAGGAGTGTGCTGACCTGTGGCCTCGTATTGCCAGTGCTGCCAATGCCATTGTTTAA
- the LOC140990522 gene encoding protein PHOSPHATE STARVATION RESPONSE 1-like, whose product MHKLMMEAKPALSIQRSGRKQLSYFGFSGSVTSFPKILNHREESYSKISDSQHVSLEKELMQRPPTVVSPFSSNNGTVGHIYSSSSGFSTDLQFSSDQRHENHPRQSPFISQSTSGGKSVVLPHPSDSGVLQSTASSHFNHQNDSWCPDFLDYPMSTKIQSSQLDDKNGDTIVFQSEDLGKINEWKDWADQVIIDNDELASDWNGLLGDTSLADPEPMVETHKSEQLPATPKETCATPGQCSSGNAGPAKQRMRWTPELHEIFVEAVNKLGGGEKATPKGVLKLMKVEGLTIYHVKSHLQKYRTARYRPETAEESSEMKLTSIEELSSLDLKTGIGISEALRLQMEVQKRLHEQLEIQRNLQLQIEEQGRYLQMMFEKQCESGLDLLKGGSSTSDSPFKELTDAVQNSPAKENLVVDTDSSKPGCDSINLSTEEQETSQPVIEQQIPKAKVARRCASPKSESAEAHHSHS is encoded by the exons ATGCACAAGTTGATGATGGAAGCAAAACCAGCTTTATCAATTCAGAGATCAGGCAGAAAACAACTAAGTTACTTCGGGTTTTCAGGGTCTGTAACTTCTTTTCCTAAAATTCTGAACCATCGAGAAGAATCATATTCCAAAATTTCTGACTCTCAGCATGTATCCCTCGAGAAGGAACTGATGCAACGTCCTCCAACTGTTGTTTCACCATTTTCTTCTAACAATGGTACCGTGGGCCATATCTATTCTTCATCTTCAGGATTTTCTACCGATCTTCAGTTTTCATCTGACCAAAGGCATGAAAATCATCCAAGACAATCTCCATTCATTTCTCAATCAACAAGTGGTGGGAAATCAGTTGTATTGCCACATCCTAGTGATTCTGGCGTTCTGCAATCTACCGCATCAAGTCATTTCAATCACCAAAATGACTCATGGTGTCCTGATTTTCTTGATTATCCAATGAGTACCAAAATCCAAAGTAGTCAACTAGATGATAAGAATGGAGACACCATTGTCTTCCAATCCGAGGATCTCggaaaaataaatgaatggaAAGATTGGGCTGATCAGGTTATAATTGATAATGATGAGTTGGCTTCTGATTGGAATGGGCTTCTTGGCGATACAAGTTTAGCAGATCCAGAGCCAATGGTTGAG ACCCATAAATCCGAACAGCTCCCAGCTACACCCAAAGAAACTTGTGCGACCCCTGGTCAATGTTCCTCGGGAAATGCTGGTCCCGCAAAACAGAGAATGCGTTGGACTCCAGAACTTCATGAGATCTTTGTTGAAGCTGTCAACAAACTTGGAGGCGGTGAAA AAGCTACTCCTAAGGGCGTTTTAAAGCTAATGAAAGTTGAAGGCTTGACCATTTATCATGTAAAAAGCCACCTACAG AAATACCGAACAGCCAGATATAGACCAGAGACAGCAGAAG AATCTTCGGAGATGAAACTTACTTCCATTGAAGAGCTGTCGTCACTGGATTTGAAAAC GGGTATTGGGATTAGTGAAGCATTGCGGTTGCAGATGGAGGTCCAAAAACGGCTTCATGAACAACTTGAG ATTCAGAGAAATTTACAACTTCAAATAGAAGAACAAGGACGATACCTGCAGATGATGTTTGAGAAGCAGTGCGAGTCCGGTTTAGACTTGCTAAAGGGTGGTTCGTCCACCAGCGACAGCCCCTTTAAAGAGCTAACCGATGCTGTCCAAAATTCTCCTGCTAAAGAAAATTTAGTCGTAGACACTGATAGCAGCAAACCAGGATGTGACTCGATTAACTTGTCTACAGAAGAGCAAGAAACTTCACAACCAGTAATAGAGCAACAAATTCCCAAGGCCAAAGTCGCAAGAAGATGCGCTTCTCCAAAATCAGAAAGTGCAGAAGCTCATCACAGCCACTCATGA